Proteins from a single region of Paenibacillus sp. BIHB 4019:
- a CDS encoding sensor domain-containing diguanylate cyclase codes for MNNRNRDGNNNDHFAQAAAPVEQLHPEIWFMHEDINDADRPYMMPLLQDSFELWLREASEEAGAVQGASLLFDWELRLIDSTGAVKGQAELWRDELRMLAAQVAESGCAASVTFGEPPAHAAAVPVRKRSSGEPFSIFIHIAPSSTAEAEQQARLSALHFRSCFYRSFEHIYVRDLLLQQKRTEKDANRRDALFLAAKRLYDQFDVTAVLSEMLSSLGQLYPSSEVNLYLSQDHLNGDARVKPLIFKNAAHDIVAKAFMEGKPMTQKERDGTIRLAVPMSGKQAAYGVLCISIDAERWDIANMPAFVLLADTAGSAFENAKLYEQSNLLINELRVINELAKRLNQSLKLKDIFKFATNELLNIFEADYCSILQLDKDRNQFNVMSSNIPTLAREQFVPDYGFSGIINRTKEPLILSDYWQTRVVTSKMMDYTGSRSLIAAPIMVEDEVVGVIMVTHKNPHYFSYDNYKLLQIMSTHIALAVTNASLHAEVRRMVITDNLTGLHARHYLNEQIQSRQRKDPLGSLVLVDVDHFKRINDTFGHQVGDRILIQVSEIIRTTIRQGDIAARWGGEELAVYLPGIRSEQAFRIAERIRLLVEAETDPKVTVSCGVSEWTFENDKISVESLFYRADMALYDAKNNGRNCIRLGVG; via the coding sequence ATGAACAATCGAAACCGAGATGGGAATAATAACGATCACTTTGCTCAGGCTGCAGCTCCTGTAGAGCAATTGCATCCTGAAATATGGTTTATGCACGAAGATATTAACGATGCGGACAGGCCATACATGATGCCGCTGCTTCAGGACAGCTTCGAGCTATGGCTCAGAGAGGCAAGCGAGGAAGCGGGAGCGGTGCAGGGCGCCTCACTATTATTTGACTGGGAGCTGCGTTTAATTGATAGCACGGGTGCTGTTAAAGGGCAGGCGGAGTTGTGGCGCGATGAGCTGCGAATGCTTGCTGCACAAGTAGCTGAGTCTGGCTGCGCAGCTTCAGTGACGTTTGGAGAGCCGCCTGCTCATGCTGCTGCTGTTCCTGTCCGCAAACGTTCGAGTGGCGAGCCATTCAGCATATTTATACATATTGCCCCAAGCAGTACTGCCGAAGCCGAGCAGCAGGCAAGGCTTAGTGCCCTTCATTTCCGCAGCTGCTTCTACCGCTCTTTCGAACATATATATGTCCGGGATTTGCTGCTCCAGCAAAAACGAACGGAGAAGGATGCCAATAGGCGCGATGCCCTGTTTCTGGCAGCTAAGCGATTGTATGATCAATTCGACGTTACAGCTGTACTATCCGAAATGCTAAGCAGTTTAGGTCAGCTTTACCCGAGCTCCGAAGTCAATCTGTATTTGTCCCAAGACCATTTGAATGGCGATGCGCGCGTCAAGCCGCTTATTTTTAAAAATGCAGCGCATGACATTGTTGCGAAAGCTTTCATGGAAGGCAAGCCGATGACGCAGAAGGAACGGGATGGCACGATACGCCTTGCAGTTCCAATGAGCGGCAAGCAGGCGGCTTACGGCGTACTCTGCATCTCGATTGACGCTGAGCGCTGGGATATTGCGAATATGCCGGCCTTCGTGCTGCTGGCGGATACAGCGGGATCTGCATTTGAGAATGCCAAGCTGTACGAGCAGTCCAATTTGCTCATTAACGAGCTTCGCGTCATTAATGAGCTGGCGAAACGGCTGAATCAATCGCTGAAGCTTAAGGATATATTCAAGTTTGCGACGAATGAGCTGCTTAATATTTTTGAAGCGGATTATTGCTCAATTCTCCAATTGGATAAAGACCGCAACCAATTTAATGTCATGTCCAGCAACATTCCTACGCTTGCACGCGAGCAATTCGTGCCGGATTACGGCTTTAGCGGCATTATTAACCGCACGAAAGAACCGCTTATTTTGTCAGATTATTGGCAGACCCGTGTCGTAACGTCTAAAATGATGGATTACACTGGCTCCCGCTCGCTGATCGCTGCCCCTATTATGGTTGAGGATGAAGTAGTGGGCGTGATCATGGTTACGCATAAAAACCCTCATTATTTCTCCTACGACAATTATAAGCTGCTCCAAATTATGTCCACACATATTGCCTTGGCGGTGACGAATGCTTCGCTGCATGCAGAGGTTCGCCGTATGGTTATTACGGACAATTTAACGGGGCTGCATGCCCGCCACTACTTGAACGAGCAAATCCAGAGCCGTCAGCGCAAAGATCCGTTAGGCTCACTCGTGCTCGTCGACGTCGACCATTTCAAACGCATTAATGACACATTCGGCCATCAGGTTGGGGATCGTATTTTAATCCAAGTGAGCGAAATTATACGGACTACGATTAGGCAGGGAGACATCGCTGCACGATGGGGGGGCGAGGAGCTGGCCGTATATTTGCCAGGCATTCGTTCTGAACAAGCTTTTCGAATCGCTGAACGTATTCGTCTGCTTGTGGAAGCGGAGACGGACCCTAAGGTGACGGTGTCCTGCGGCGTGTCGGAATGGACGTTTGAAAATGATAAAATCAGCGTGGAGTCGCTATTTTATCGTGCAGACATGGCCTTATATGATGCGAAAAACAATGGAAGAAACTGTATTCGTCTCGGCGTAGGATAA
- the rpsD gene encoding 30S ribosomal protein S4, translating to MSRYTGPKFKLSRRLGISLSGTGKDLKRPFPPGQHGPNQRKKLSGYGVQLQEKQKLRHMYGLNEKQFRNLFDKAAKMKGISGDNFLVLLESRLDNLVYRLGLSNSRAGARQLVSHGHVTVNGKKVDIASYTVSLNDVIGLRERSRGLKTIKEAMEGRHHLPNYLEFNDQALEGKYVRFPERAELTQEIDVKQIVEFYSR from the coding sequence ATGTCACGTTATACAGGACCTAAATTTAAATTAAGCCGCCGCCTTGGAATTTCCCTGAGCGGAACTGGCAAAGATCTCAAACGTCCATTTCCACCAGGCCAACACGGCCCGAACCAACGCAAGAAATTGAGCGGCTATGGCGTTCAATTGCAAGAAAAACAAAAGCTGCGCCATATGTATGGTTTGAACGAGAAGCAATTCCGCAACTTGTTCGACAAAGCAGCTAAAATGAAAGGTATTTCCGGCGACAACTTCCTCGTGCTTTTGGAAAGCCGTCTGGATAACCTCGTTTACCGTCTTGGCCTGTCCAACTCGCGTGCTGGTGCGCGCCAATTGGTTTCTCACGGTCATGTAACAGTTAACGGCAAAAAAGTCGACATCGCTTCTTACACTGTATCGCTTAACGACGTAATCGGCCTGCGCGAGCGCAGCCGTGGTCTGAAAACGATCAAAGAAGCTATGGAAGGCCGTCATCACCTGCCTAACTACCTTGAGTTTAACGACCAAGCGCTTGAAGGCAAGTACGTTCGTTTCCCAGAGCGTGCTGAGTTGACGCAAGAAATCGACGTTAAACAAATCGTCGAGTTCTACAGCCGTTAA
- a CDS encoding flotillin family protein, with amino-acid sequence MPEFLLIPVIVVAVFVVLGLAFWARYKTVSPDEAMIVTGSFLGTRNVMTDDSGRRIKIVRGGGAFILPIFQKAEFLSLLSHKLDVSTPEVYTEQGVPVMADGVAIIKIGGIVEDVATAAEQFMGKPTEELKSEAQEVLEGHLRAILGSMTVEEVYRNRDRFAQEVQSVAAKDLKKMGLQIVSFTIKDLRDKHGYLDALGKPRIAAVKRDADIAQAEAVRDARIKKASAEEEGQKAELLRDTNIAEAEKMKELKVASFKKDQDTAKAEADQAYAIQEARAKQSVVEEQMKVELVRKEREIDLEAKEILRREKQYDAEVKKKADADRYAVEQAAEGEKSKRLREADALQYSIEAEAKAMAEQKRLDGLAVADAERAKGTAEAEVIRLRGLAEAEAKEKLAEAFEKFGEAAILDIIVKMLPELAGKVAEPIKGIDKLTVVDTGNGEGAMRLSNYVTSLMATAPEMLKSVAGIDVNALMKGLTTKNTPAPAPVPAVAVPAKASSTSDALLQLLSSKESGQDENNPS; translated from the coding sequence ATGCCTGAATTTTTGCTTATTCCCGTTATTGTTGTTGCTGTATTCGTCGTACTTGGACTCGCGTTCTGGGCTCGCTACAAAACCGTTAGCCCAGATGAGGCGATGATTGTAACCGGCTCATTTCTTGGAACCCGCAATGTTATGACAGATGACAGCGGCCGCCGCATTAAAATCGTCAGAGGCGGAGGCGCTTTTATACTGCCAATCTTCCAGAAGGCTGAATTTCTTTCTTTGCTTTCCCATAAACTTGATGTGTCTACTCCAGAGGTGTATACGGAGCAAGGTGTTCCGGTTATGGCCGATGGCGTCGCGATCATTAAAATCGGCGGTATCGTAGAGGATGTCGCAACAGCTGCCGAGCAGTTCATGGGCAAGCCGACAGAAGAGCTGAAGAGCGAGGCGCAGGAAGTGCTGGAAGGGCATTTGCGGGCGATTCTAGGTTCCATGACGGTAGAGGAAGTATATCGCAACCGCGATCGGTTTGCCCAAGAGGTACAAAGTGTGGCGGCCAAAGATCTTAAAAAGATGGGGCTGCAAATTGTCTCCTTTACGATTAAAGATTTGCGCGACAAGCACGGTTATCTGGATGCGCTTGGCAAGCCTCGTATAGCGGCTGTGAAGCGGGATGCAGACATTGCACAAGCTGAGGCGGTGCGGGATGCAAGAATTAAGAAGGCGAGTGCCGAAGAGGAAGGACAGAAGGCCGAGCTGCTGCGGGATACGAATATCGCGGAGGCAGAGAAAATGAAAGAGCTCAAAGTCGCTTCCTTCAAAAAAGACCAGGATACCGCGAAAGCAGAAGCGGATCAAGCCTACGCCATTCAAGAAGCTCGGGCGAAGCAGAGCGTGGTCGAAGAGCAAATGAAAGTTGAGCTGGTGCGTAAAGAACGGGAGATTGACCTTGAAGCAAAAGAAATTTTGCGTAGAGAGAAGCAATACGACGCTGAGGTGAAGAAGAAAGCGGATGCCGATCGTTATGCAGTCGAGCAGGCGGCAGAAGGGGAGAAATCCAAACGGCTGCGTGAGGCGGATGCGCTGCAGTACAGCATCGAAGCGGAAGCGAAGGCGATGGCCGAGCAGAAGCGGCTGGATGGCTTGGCCGTAGCGGATGCTGAGCGGGCCAAAGGTACAGCGGAAGCCGAAGTGATCAGGCTGCGCGGTCTAGCGGAAGCCGAGGCAAAGGAAAAGCTGGCAGAAGCGTTCGAGAAGTTTGGAGAGGCAGCGATCCTCGACATTATTGTGAAAATGCTGCCTGAGCTGGCAGGCAAGGTCGCTGAGCCAATTAAAGGCATAGATAAGCTGACTGTTGTGGATACGGGCAATGGCGAAGGGGCGATGCGACTGAGCAACTACGTCACTTCCTTGATGGCTACAGCGCCAGAGATGCTGAAAAGTGTGGCGGGCATTGATGTAAATGCTTTAATGAAGGGATTAACGACGAAAAATACACCAGCTCCTGCTCCAGTGCCCGCTGTCGCGGTTCCGGCGAAAGCTTCCTCAACGAGCGATGCGTTGCTGCAATTGCTGTCCTCGAAGGAATCGGGCCAAGACGAGAATAACCCATCGTAA
- a CDS encoding protease → MEALFWGCLFGGVLYAIVSVIFGDFLSSAFDGALDFLASEGYGWLQPTSLVGGITAFGGAGLLLQQYSPLTAGIVLVIAGLVAIVAGGGVYFLYVKPMSESENSTAVSIHDFTGRLGEVLVPIPAIGCGEVLMPAGAGFSNQIAASFDGEPIPSGVRIVVIEVKEHTLYVSQLEI, encoded by the coding sequence GTGGAGGCGTTGTTCTGGGGCTGTCTGTTTGGCGGCGTGCTTTATGCAATTGTAAGCGTTATATTTGGCGATTTTCTAAGCTCTGCTTTTGACGGAGCGCTCGATTTTCTCGCCAGCGAGGGGTATGGCTGGCTTCAGCCTACCTCGCTCGTAGGCGGCATTACCGCCTTTGGCGGCGCAGGGCTGCTGCTGCAACAATATTCACCGCTGACAGCTGGAATAGTCCTTGTTATTGCTGGATTAGTCGCGATCGTCGCAGGCGGAGGCGTATATTTCCTATATGTGAAGCCGATGAGCGAAAGTGAAAATTCAACAGCCGTCTCCATTCATGATTTTACCGGGCGGCTTGGGGAAGTATTGGTACCGATTCCGGCGATTGGATGCGGCGAGGTGCTAATGCCGGCAGGAGCGGGATTTTCCAATCAAATTGCCGCAAGCTTTGACGGCGAACCAATTCCAAGCGGCGTCCGCATTGTCGTAATTGAAGTGAAGGAGCATACGCTGTATGTGTCTCAGCTTGAAATATAG
- a CDS encoding penicillin-binding protein 1A has translation MQEDQQPSSSRRSGWRTFGLVTWLTVKWLCYLVIFVGLLTGGAVTGYVASLVKGEEVRPRTLIEEKINENSVTGFVFFNDDTLIGQLRTEEDRILVDYDELPPQVINAVLAIEDNNFETHYGVDLNGLGRAVKQKLLNEDTQTGGSTLTQQLARRVFLSLDVTDSRKVKEIFLALRMERYLTKEEILAAYLNKVPFGNGSSGYNLYGIKAAAKGVFGITDLSKLNIAQSAYLAGLPQRPSAYTAFNGKGQFNEGGFDLAIERQATVLMRMLQTGRITQQEYDEAKKFDIRGSLAKPVAKAYTTYPYLMLEAERQAAEVMLMQQDPTLTVADLRKKENADLIEEAREHLLRGGYQVHTTIDKDIYKMMRDIGNDPSNFTPDSKEKGIEQIAAVLVDHKTGAILSMLEGRDFYEEQMNFATQMTRQPGSTMKPIAAYLPAIDKGLIQPASILDDAPIILKNSGSSYHIPKNANNRYSGLVTAREALNRSLNLPALKIFLDEVTIKEAWKFTRKLGITTLQPEDDAAQTGVLGGLSIGVSVEELTSAYGSIPNQGLYNDSYMIAKITDANGKIVYEHQHEPTRVFSEQTAFLMTDMLRTVISSPSGTANSLTSRLKNYGKIPYAGKTGSTQNYGDVWFMGFTPDVTLGVWAGYEKPIYTLEGDSRKRAREIWAKMMNQLADEKPEMFATKAFNQPDGVVKATVSSASGKLPTSLTRSAGMLVTDWFNKKYIPKQADDALVNMSFIRYNGVNYVAQDATPSDFISQQTVIKRKKPLDELMDEISKVLSRVPASSRRALSYYLPTDAGKNAPSKVDPRKDDGSAPSAPGNVSLTSIGQGVVSLSFSAPGQNDVVGFRLYQAVNEGSFNKVGNSILLGDTYSASFTVSASNGYSFYVTAVDVAGKESAPSQIVRFGKAPVAPVIPDPLNPGQPPEEGGDPGQGQGQGPDVRPTPEIGLTAPAAPAGLSAQGNETGITLSWQASAAGEQVTVYHVYFAAGNDGKYVEVGSTAETSFVYASPLSSGTFYVTAENAVGQSAPSSKASIGG, from the coding sequence ATGCAGGAAGATCAACAACCATCATCATCCCGCAGAAGCGGCTGGCGCACATTTGGACTCGTAACATGGCTAACAGTAAAGTGGCTCTGTTACCTCGTCATATTCGTCGGTTTGCTAACGGGAGGAGCCGTAACGGGCTATGTGGCCTCTTTGGTTAAAGGAGAAGAAGTACGACCGCGAACTTTAATTGAAGAGAAAATAAACGAAAACTCAGTTACCGGCTTTGTCTTCTTTAATGATGATACCCTTATTGGACAGCTTCGCACGGAAGAGGATCGTATTCTAGTCGATTACGATGAGCTTCCCCCGCAAGTCATTAACGCCGTGCTTGCGATTGAAGACAATAATTTTGAAACCCATTATGGCGTCGATTTAAACGGTTTGGGACGGGCAGTCAAGCAGAAGCTGCTTAATGAAGATACGCAGACGGGCGGCAGTACGCTTACTCAGCAATTGGCACGACGCGTATTTCTAAGCCTTGACGTAACCGACAGCCGTAAAGTGAAGGAAATTTTTCTCGCTCTGCGGATGGAGCGCTACTTGACGAAGGAAGAAATTCTTGCAGCATATTTGAATAAAGTACCATTCGGAAATGGCTCAAGCGGCTACAATTTATATGGAATCAAGGCGGCCGCCAAAGGTGTTTTCGGCATTACCGATTTGAGCAAGCTGAACATTGCGCAATCGGCTTATTTGGCCGGACTGCCGCAGCGTCCTTCCGCTTATACCGCATTTAACGGCAAAGGCCAGTTCAATGAAGGCGGCTTTGACCTCGCCATTGAGCGTCAGGCGACCGTGCTGATGCGGATGCTCCAAACCGGACGCATTACCCAGCAGGAATATGATGAGGCGAAAAAATTCGATATTCGCGGATCGCTCGCAAAGCCAGTAGCGAAAGCCTATACGACGTATCCTTATCTCATGCTGGAGGCAGAGCGCCAAGCGGCGGAAGTTATGCTCATGCAGCAGGACCCGACGCTGACCGTAGCCGATCTTCGCAAGAAGGAAAACGCCGATCTCATAGAAGAAGCGCGCGAGCATTTGCTCCGTGGCGGCTATCAGGTGCATACGACGATTGACAAAGACATTTATAAAATGATGCGTGATATCGGCAATGATCCGAGCAACTTTACTCCGGACAGCAAGGAGAAAGGCATTGAGCAAATTGCTGCCGTTCTCGTCGATCACAAAACCGGAGCGATACTTAGCATGCTGGAGGGCCGTGATTTTTACGAGGAGCAAATGAACTTTGCTACTCAGATGACGCGTCAGCCGGGCTCAACGATGAAACCTATCGCCGCCTATTTGCCAGCCATTGATAAAGGGCTGATTCAACCAGCAAGCATATTGGATGATGCACCGATTATTTTGAAAAACAGTGGTTCCAGCTATCATATTCCAAAAAATGCAAATAATCGTTACAGCGGCCTTGTTACCGCTCGCGAAGCGCTCAACCGCTCGCTTAATTTGCCAGCGCTAAAGATTTTCCTTGATGAGGTTACGATAAAGGAAGCCTGGAAGTTTACTAGAAAGCTCGGCATTACAACGCTGCAGCCAGAAGATGATGCCGCACAGACCGGCGTTCTTGGCGGACTCAGCATTGGGGTATCTGTTGAAGAATTGACCAGCGCCTATGGCTCGATTCCGAATCAAGGCCTGTATAATGATTCTTACATGATCGCCAAAATTACGGATGCTAATGGAAAAATCGTCTATGAGCACCAGCATGAGCCGACTCGCGTCTTTTCCGAGCAGACCGCTTTCCTGATGACGGATATGCTTCGCACCGTTATTTCCAGCCCAAGCGGCACAGCGAATTCCCTGACTTCGCGGCTTAAAAATTACGGCAAAATTCCGTACGCGGGTAAAACGGGCTCGACGCAAAACTACGGCGACGTCTGGTTCATGGGCTTCACCCCGGATGTCACGCTTGGGGTATGGGCCGGCTATGAGAAGCCGATCTACACGCTCGAAGGCGACAGCCGCAAGCGCGCCCGCGAAATTTGGGCGAAGATGATGAATCAGCTGGCCGATGAGAAGCCGGAGATGTTTGCGACCAAAGCGTTCAATCAGCCGGATGGCGTTGTTAAAGCAACTGTATCCAGCGCCAGCGGCAAGCTGCCGACTTCATTAACGAGATCAGCAGGCATGCTGGTAACCGACTGGTTCAACAAAAAATATATTCCTAAGCAAGCGGATGATGCCCTTGTGAATATGTCATTCATACGCTATAACGGCGTCAATTATGTCGCTCAAGATGCAACACCATCTGATTTCATTTCACAGCAGACGGTTATTAAGCGCAAGAAGCCGCTTGACGAGCTTATGGATGAAATCAGCAAAGTGCTTTCCCGCGTTCCGGCAAGCAGCCGCAGAGCGCTCAGCTATTACTTGCCTACGGATGCAGGCAAAAACGCGCCTTCCAAGGTCGATCCACGCAAGGATGACGGAAGTGCGCCAAGTGCACCGGGCAATGTGTCACTCACATCGATTGGCCAGGGCGTAGTCAGCCTTTCCTTCTCCGCTCCAGGCCAGAATGATGTCGTTGGCTTCCGGTTATATCAGGCTGTTAACGAAGGCTCCTTTAACAAAGTGGGAAATTCCATCCTGCTGGGAGATACTTACAGCGCGAGCTTTACCGTCAGTGCCAGCAATGGCTACAGCTTCTATGTAACAGCCGTGGATGTTGCCGGCAAGGAATCGGCACCAAGCCAAATTGTCCGCTTCGGTAAAGCGCCTGTCGCACCTGTTATCCCTGATCCGCTTAATCCGGGCCAGCCTCCTGAGGAAGGCGGCGATCCAGGACAGGGTCAAGGTCAAGGACCTGATGTTCGGCCAACGCCGGAAATCGGCTTGACTGCTCCAGCAGCTCCTGCTGGCCTTTCCGCACAGGGCAATGAGACAGGGATTACCTTGTCTTGGCAGGCAAGCGCAGCTGGCGAGCAGGTTACGGTGTATCATGTGTATTTCGCCGCAGGCAACGATGGCAAATACGTGGAAGTAGGCTCCACCGCAGAGACGAGCTTCGTCTACGCCTCGCCGCTTTCGTCAGGAACGTTCTACGTGACAGCGGAGAACGCGGTCGGGCAGTCTGCTCCTTCCTCAAAAGCAAGCATTGGCGGTTAA
- the acsA gene encoding acetate--CoA ligase, producing MSDLHQERIPAIANNSNLVDYDEAVKTFRWETIEQQFSWHQTGKVNMAYEAIDRHVSVGKGDKVALYYSDSSRDESYTFGQLQAQSNQFANVLRGLGITKGERVFVFMPRTPELYISVLGALKLGAVIGPLFEAFMETAVKDRLQDSEASAIITTPALLSRIKRDEIPSLRHIIVYGDEVQTDDVIVDYAAEMQQASTDSDIEWLGREDGLILHYTSGSTGKPKGVYHVQNAMIQHKYTGQIVLDLKEDDIYWCTADPGWVTGTSYGIFAPWLNAATIVVRGGRFSPADWYGTIQKYGVTVWYSAPTAFRMLMGAGDDVVLNYDLSSLRHVLSVGEPLNPEVVRWGMKVYQQRIHDTWWMTETGGQLICNYPSMTIKPGSMGKPLPGVEAAIIDNQGNVLPPFRMGNLAIRTPWPSMMRKIYNNPAKYAEYFHLEGWYVSGDSAYIDEDGYFWFQGRIDDVINTAGERVGPFEVESKLVEHPAVAEAGVIGKPDPMRGEIIKAFIALREGYTASDELKAEISQFVKVGLSAHAAPREIEFKDKLPKTRSGKIMRRVLKAWELNLPTGDLSTIED from the coding sequence ATGTCTGATCTACATCAAGAGCGAATTCCAGCAATAGCCAATAATTCTAACCTGGTTGATTATGATGAAGCTGTAAAAACCTTCCGATGGGAAACGATCGAGCAGCAGTTCAGCTGGCACCAGACCGGAAAGGTGAATATGGCTTATGAAGCGATAGATCGCCACGTATCTGTTGGCAAGGGGGATAAGGTAGCCCTTTATTACAGCGACAGCTCGCGTGACGAGTCTTATACGTTTGGACAGCTGCAAGCGCAATCGAATCAATTTGCGAATGTGCTGCGGGGGCTCGGCATAACGAAGGGCGAGCGTGTATTCGTGTTTATGCCGCGAACGCCTGAGCTGTATATCAGCGTGCTCGGAGCGCTCAAGCTCGGCGCCGTCATCGGCCCATTATTTGAAGCGTTCATGGAAACAGCAGTCAAGGACCGCCTGCAGGACAGTGAAGCGTCCGCGATTATCACAACGCCAGCGCTGCTCAGCCGGATTAAGCGCGATGAAATTCCATCGCTGCGGCATATTATCGTTTACGGCGATGAGGTGCAGACGGATGACGTAATCGTCGATTATGCCGCCGAGATGCAGCAAGCATCGACCGATAGCGACATTGAATGGCTCGGACGCGAGGATGGCCTTATTTTGCATTATACGTCCGGTTCGACCGGCAAGCCTAAGGGCGTCTATCATGTACAAAATGCAATGATTCAGCATAAATATACAGGCCAAATTGTCCTCGATCTGAAAGAGGATGATATTTACTGGTGCACCGCCGACCCGGGCTGGGTAACGGGAACGTCCTATGGCATTTTTGCCCCATGGCTGAATGCGGCTACGATTGTCGTAAGAGGGGGCAGGTTCAGCCCGGCAGATTGGTATGGGACCATTCAAAAATACGGCGTCACCGTCTGGTACAGTGCGCCAACAGCGTTCCGCATGCTGATGGGGGCAGGCGATGACGTCGTATTGAACTACGATTTGTCGAGCTTGCGTCATGTGCTCAGCGTGGGCGAGCCGCTCAATCCAGAAGTCGTTCGCTGGGGGATGAAGGTTTATCAGCAGCGCATTCACGATACGTGGTGGATGACGGAAACGGGTGGACAGCTGATCTGCAATTACCCGTCAATGACGATAAAGCCAGGCTCAATGGGCAAGCCGCTGCCGGGCGTAGAAGCGGCAATCATTGATAATCAAGGCAATGTGCTGCCGCCATTCCGAATGGGCAATTTGGCGATTCGCACGCCATGGCCTTCGATGATGCGCAAAATTTATAACAACCCAGCCAAATACGCGGAATATTTTCATCTGGAGGGCTGGTATGTATCGGGCGACTCTGCCTATATCGATGAGGATGGCTACTTCTGGTTCCAGGGCCGCATTGATGATGTAATTAATACAGCGGGCGAGCGAGTAGGGCCGTTTGAGGTGGAGAGCAAGCTTGTTGAGCATCCAGCGGTTGCCGAAGCAGGCGTCATTGGCAAGCCTGATCCGATGCGCGGCGAGATCATTAAAGCTTTTATCGCCTTGCGTGAAGGCTACACGGCATCCGATGAGCTGAAGGCGGAAATTTCCCAGTTTGTGAAAGTGGGCCTGTCTGCACATGCGGCTCCCCGGGAAATTGAATTCAAGGATAAGCTGCCGAAGACGCGCAGCGGCAAAATTATGCGTCGTGTTCTGAAGGCATGGGAGCTGAATTTGCCAACAGGCGATTTATCTACGATTGAGGATTAG
- a CDS encoding GNAT family N-acetyltransferase: MQHRKHYQQDKIILADGRELVLEGPVPAEQLSQLIMHPDLDAFRRPAEQHEALVEIAALEEGRIILAREADRIVGYVTFHYPDELERWSEGNMADLVELGAVEVANDYRSYGLGKKMIQLAFAEQQMENLIIFTTEYYWHWDLKSTGLSVWDYRTMMEKLMKSVDMIWYATDDPEICSHPANCLMVRIGSEVPLESIEQFDRVRFRQRFMY; this comes from the coding sequence TTGCAGCATCGCAAACATTATCAGCAGGACAAAATCATACTCGCAGACGGCCGGGAGCTTGTGCTGGAAGGGCCTGTTCCCGCTGAGCAGCTATCACAGCTTATCATGCATCCAGACCTGGATGCGTTTCGCAGGCCTGCCGAGCAGCATGAGGCGCTTGTGGAAATCGCCGCCTTGGAAGAAGGCCGCATCATTTTGGCCCGGGAAGCTGATCGCATCGTCGGTTATGTCACCTTCCATTATCCCGATGAGCTGGAGCGGTGGTCCGAAGGGAATATGGCCGATTTGGTCGAGCTTGGCGCTGTCGAAGTAGCCAATGACTACCGCTCCTATGGGCTCGGCAAAAAAATGATCCAGCTCGCCTTCGCGGAGCAGCAAATGGAAAACCTGATTATTTTTACAACGGAATATTATTGGCACTGGGATTTGAAAAGCACGGGACTCAGCGTCTGGGACTATCGCACGATGATGGAAAAGCTGATGAAGTCTGTCGATATGATTTGGTACGCAACGGATGATCCGGAAATATGCTCCCATCCCGCCAACTGCCTGATGGTGCGGATTGGCAGCGAGGTTCCGCTGGAATCGATCGAACAGTTTGACCGCGTTCGGTTTCGGCAGCGGTTCATGTATTAA